From the genome of Streptacidiphilus rugosus AM-16, one region includes:
- the mshD gene encoding mycothiol synthase, which yields MDTAEREEIAALLARAADADGRQAVSEQGRLALRSGRAEVSHLTSRDEGGALLGYAQIDAEWTAELVVDPARRGEGHGRALLRRTLGSGARRVWAHGGHPAARRLADEFGLVLTRELRQLRRTGPAPEAPTLPVGVTIRTFEPGRDEEAWLEVNAAAFAHHPEQGSWTLQDLREREQEGWFDPEGFFLAERDGVLVGFHWTKVEGGLGEVYVVGVAPTEQGSGLGKALTAVGLRHMAEDRGLPTVLLYVDADNPAALRVYERAGFAVHEVDLVFGVPE from the coding sequence ATGGACACAGCGGAGCGTGAGGAGATCGCCGCGCTGCTCGCGCGCGCGGCGGACGCGGACGGGCGGCAGGCGGTCTCCGAGCAGGGGCGGCTCGCACTGCGGAGTGGACGGGCCGAGGTCAGCCATCTGACCAGCAGGGACGAGGGCGGCGCCCTCCTCGGGTACGCGCAGATCGACGCGGAGTGGACCGCGGAGCTGGTCGTCGACCCCGCACGGCGCGGCGAGGGCCACGGACGGGCGCTGCTGCGGCGCACGCTCGGCTCCGGCGCCCGCAGGGTGTGGGCGCACGGCGGGCACCCCGCCGCCCGGCGGCTGGCCGACGAGTTCGGCCTGGTGCTGACCCGCGAGCTGCGGCAGCTGCGCAGGACCGGCCCCGCGCCGGAGGCGCCCACCCTGCCGGTAGGGGTCACGATCAGGACCTTCGAGCCGGGCCGGGACGAGGAGGCGTGGCTCGAGGTCAACGCCGCGGCATTCGCCCACCACCCCGAGCAGGGTTCGTGGACCCTCCAGGACCTGCGGGAACGCGAGCAGGAGGGCTGGTTCGACCCCGAGGGCTTCTTTCTCGCCGAGCGGGATGGGGTGCTCGTCGGGTTCCATTGGACCAAGGTCGAAGGCGGGCTCGGCGAGGTGTACGTCGTCGGGGTCGCCCCGACCGAGCAGGGCAGCGGGCTCGGCAAGGCACTGACCGCCGTCGGGCTGCGCCACATGGCGGAGGACCGGGGGCTGCCGACCGTGCTGCTCTACGTGGATGCCGATAACCCCGCCGCGCTGCGGGTATATGAAAGGGCGGGATTTGCGGTGCACGAGGTGGACCTGGTGTTCGGCGTCCCCGAATGA